One window of Treponema denticola genomic DNA carries:
- the uvrB gene encoding excinuclease ABC subunit UvrB has protein sequence MKQFKLISDYKPSGDQGEAIKALSDGIIAGDKFQTLKGVTGSGKTFTMANIIQAVQKPTLIISHNKTLAAQLYREFKTFFPENAVEYFVSYYDYYQPEAYVPARDLYIEKDASINDEIDRLRLSATFSLMERRDVIVVSTVSCIYGLGLPESWRDLRITIEKGVNIEIEKLKKQLISLQYERNDAVLERGRFRVKGDVMEIFPAYMEDAYRLEFDWEEIVRMRKFNPISGEVIQEYEELSIYPAKHFVMPEDAIPNALERIKKELEERLNVLNKEGKLLEAERLKTRTEYDIEMLSEMGYCPGIENYSAPIANRKPGEPPATLFHYFPDDFLLFMDESHVTFPQVGAMYEGDRSRKQNLVDFGFRLPCALDNRPLKIAEFEKMLNQAVFVSATPGPKEIKYSTRIVEQVIRPTGLLDPIIEIHKSEGQMEHIYGEVKKRIALNERCLILTLTKKMAEDLTDYLTGLGLKVKYIHSEVETIERVEILKGLRAGEFDVLIGINLLREGIDLPEVSFIGILDADKIGFLRSTTSLIQIVGRAARNENGKVVMYADRISDAMKETIEETNRRRAIQEAYNKEHGITPKTIKKAIEDILTRENEIKKEAALAEAGPLINSLNILNPADRKKLIKKLEAQMAEYADMLMFEEAAVIRDKIEEVRRIGS, from the coding sequence ATGAAGCAGTTTAAACTTATTTCGGATTATAAACCTTCAGGAGATCAGGGAGAAGCTATCAAAGCTCTTTCAGACGGAATAATTGCAGGCGACAAATTTCAAACGCTCAAAGGTGTTACGGGATCGGGAAAAACTTTTACAATGGCAAATATTATTCAAGCCGTACAAAAGCCGACCCTAATCATAAGCCACAACAAAACCCTTGCCGCCCAGCTTTATAGGGAATTTAAAACCTTTTTTCCGGAAAATGCCGTCGAATACTTTGTTTCATATTACGACTACTATCAGCCTGAAGCTTATGTTCCCGCACGCGACCTTTATATAGAAAAAGACGCTTCAATAAATGACGAGATCGACCGCCTCCGCCTATCGGCAACCTTCAGCCTTATGGAACGCCGAGATGTAATCGTCGTTTCCACCGTTTCCTGTATTTACGGTTTGGGGCTTCCCGAATCGTGGCGAGACTTGCGCATAACCATAGAAAAGGGAGTAAACATCGAAATCGAAAAATTAAAAAAACAGTTGATAAGTTTGCAATATGAAAGAAACGATGCAGTCCTTGAAAGAGGCCGCTTCCGCGTCAAAGGTGATGTTATGGAAATTTTTCCGGCCTACATGGAAGATGCCTACCGCCTTGAATTCGATTGGGAAGAAATTGTGCGCATGAGAAAATTCAATCCGATTTCGGGTGAGGTAATACAGGAATACGAAGAGCTTTCAATTTATCCTGCAAAACACTTTGTAATGCCCGAAGATGCAATTCCCAATGCTCTTGAAAGAATAAAAAAAGAATTGGAAGAAAGGCTGAATGTTTTAAATAAGGAAGGAAAACTTCTTGAAGCGGAAAGGCTAAAAACCCGCACCGAATACGATATCGAAATGCTTTCCGAAATGGGCTATTGCCCCGGCATCGAAAACTACTCGGCCCCAATCGCAAACCGGAAACCCGGAGAGCCTCCCGCTACCCTCTTTCATTATTTTCCCGATGACTTTTTATTGTTCATGGATGAAAGCCATGTAACATTTCCTCAAGTGGGAGCAATGTACGAAGGCGACCGCAGCCGCAAACAAAATCTTGTAGACTTCGGTTTCCGTCTTCCGTGTGCCTTAGACAACCGTCCCTTAAAAATTGCAGAGTTTGAAAAGATGCTGAATCAGGCTGTTTTTGTTTCCGCAACCCCCGGCCCTAAAGAAATAAAATACTCTACCCGCATTGTCGAACAAGTAATACGCCCTACAGGCCTTTTGGATCCGATAATCGAGATTCATAAAAGCGAAGGCCAGATGGAACATATTTATGGGGAGGTAAAAAAACGCATTGCCTTAAACGAACGCTGTCTAATTCTAACTCTTACAAAAAAAATGGCGGAAGACTTAACCGATTATCTTACAGGGCTCGGTCTCAAAGTAAAATATATCCACAGCGAAGTTGAAACGATTGAGCGTGTCGAAATTCTAAAGGGCTTGCGTGCAGGGGAATTTGATGTGCTTATAGGAATCAACCTTTTAAGAGAGGGCATCGACTTACCCGAAGTTTCTTTTATCGGAATTCTCGATGCAGATAAGATAGGCTTTTTGCGTTCTACTACAAGTCTTATTCAGATTGTAGGACGGGCAGCCAGAAACGAAAACGGTAAGGTAGTTATGTATGCCGACAGGATAAGCGATGCCATGAAAGAAACCATAGAAGAAACAAACCGCCGCCGTGCTATTCAGGAAGCCTATAACAAGGAACACGGTATAACACCCAAGACAATCAAAAAAGCAATTGAAGATATTTTAACGCGGGAAAATGAAATAAAAAAAGAAGCTGCCCTTGCAGAAGCCGGACCCCTTATCAACAGTCTAAACATTTTAAACCCTGCCGACAGAAAAAAACTTATCAAAAAACTAGAAGCTCAGATGGCCGAATATGCCGACATGCTCATGTTTGAAGAAGCAGCAGTCATAAGAGACAAAATAGAAGAAGTAAGGCGGATAGGAAGTTAA
- a CDS encoding TetR/AcrR family transcriptional regulator, producing MANKNHELDKPIIEAAKQEFLKNGFQETSINIIAQKAGVTTGAIYTRYKGKDELFCSLMEDFFKSINDTRLKNKSSYMNYYTDKNFNNFIKSILKETADYIDILFNYYDECKLLLCCSNGSSIEKKLHKIINNKITETKQFIKKNTSSNISDVQLDFVELVMQQQLNAYSMIIKKGYDKEETIEYLKIMGEFIAAGWKKIFKNLLK from the coding sequence ATGGCTAATAAAAATCATGAATTGGATAAGCCGATAATTGAAGCGGCAAAACAAGAATTCTTAAAGAACGGATTTCAAGAAACCTCTATCAATATAATTGCCCAAAAAGCGGGAGTTACAACAGGAGCAATATATACTCGTTATAAAGGCAAAGATGAACTTTTTTGCAGTCTTATGGAAGATTTTTTTAAATCGATAAATGACACAAGATTAAAAAACAAATCATCATATATGAACTATTATACGGATAAAAATTTTAATAATTTTATTAAGAGTATATTAAAAGAAACAGCCGACTATATAGATATTTTGTTTAATTATTATGACGAATGTAAACTATTATTATGCTGCAGTAACGGCAGCTCTATAGAAAAAAAACTTCATAAGATAATAAACAATAAAATAACTGAAACAAAACAATTTATCAAAAAAAACACATCTTCAAATATCAGTGATGTGCAATTAGATTTCGTAGAATTAGTAATGCAGCAGCAACTTAATGCATACTCGATGATCATAAAAAAAGGATATGATAAAGAAGAAACTATTGAGTATCTAAAAATAATGGGAGAATTCATTGCTGCAGGCTGGAAAAAGATTTTCAAAAATCTTTTAAAATAA
- a CDS encoding NAD(P)H-hydrate dehydratase → MQNVFYSLRELDKRAEEDFNLKNGILMENAARGSAEKIKNLFPLKKGDAKKTLQIVCGSGDNGGDGLALARILSDDFNIHVIILKEPKSELCKLQYERLKALNIRTAKNILPESDILFDAFLGTGLKGLLKAEDKKTIEKINKVKAFKIACDIPSGLNIDGEASPNAVLCNMTFSMGALKQAFYSDEAKDITGKIEVIDLGLPRSSYEQNEKPNVFLLEKEDMLLPSRKKQNTHKGSFGHAGIIIGEKNGAALLAASAVLEFGAGLVTLIGKNRERPKNLKADFMYDGKFEAGKFNVKKFTSIAIGQGLGRKNDELFSIIKMKETQSMPMVLDADTFYYAELKKILPKLSAAVLTPHPKEFSSLLNITGLENLSIEEIQKKRFISALSFSKKFPKLVLVLKGANTLIAHNGKIFINTLGSSSLSKAGSGDVLTGLICSLLAQGYKPLDAAITGSLAHSLASQNAGASYSLTASKLIKNLEKLEAAWQVK, encoded by the coding sequence ATGCAAAATGTTTTTTATTCTTTAAGGGAATTGGATAAAAGAGCCGAAGAAGATTTTAATTTAAAAAACGGAATCTTAATGGAAAACGCAGCCCGCGGTTCAGCAGAAAAAATTAAAAATCTTTTTCCTTTAAAAAAAGGCGATGCAAAAAAAACTCTACAGATTGTCTGCGGTTCGGGCGACAACGGCGGAGACGGGCTCGCCCTTGCAAGAATCTTATCCGACGATTTTAATATTCATGTCATAATTTTAAAAGAGCCGAAGTCGGAATTATGTAAACTACAATACGAAAGATTAAAGGCCTTAAATATAAGGACGGCCAAAAACATCTTGCCCGAATCGGATATTCTTTTTGATGCATTTTTGGGCACCGGCTTAAAAGGACTTTTAAAAGCCGAGGATAAAAAAACAATAGAGAAGATAAATAAGGTCAAGGCATTTAAGATAGCCTGCGATATACCGAGCGGCTTAAACATTGACGGAGAAGCAAGCCCCAATGCAGTTCTATGTAACATGACCTTTTCGATGGGAGCCTTAAAGCAGGCCTTTTATTCGGATGAGGCAAAAGATATTACGGGAAAAATCGAGGTTATAGACCTAGGCCTCCCCCGCTCCTCCTATGAGCAAAACGAAAAGCCCAACGTTTTTTTACTCGAAAAAGAAGATATGCTTCTCCCTTCAAGAAAAAAACAAAACACCCATAAGGGAAGTTTCGGTCATGCAGGAATAATTATAGGAGAAAAAAACGGGGCAGCACTTTTGGCAGCTTCTGCCGTCTTGGAATTCGGTGCAGGCCTTGTAACCTTGATAGGAAAAAATCGGGAAAGGCCTAAAAACCTAAAAGCCGATTTTATGTATGACGGCAAATTCGAAGCCGGCAAATTCAATGTTAAAAAATTTACAAGCATCGCAATAGGTCAAGGACTTGGAAGAAAAAATGATGAACTTTTTTCTATCATAAAAATGAAAGAAACACAATCAATGCCAATGGTCTTAGATGCGGATACCTTTTATTATGCCGAACTAAAAAAAATCTTACCCAAATTAAGTGCTGCCGTTTTAACTCCTCACCCAAAAGAATTTTCTTCACTTTTAAATATCACCGGTTTGGAAAATTTAAGCATTGAAGAAATACAAAAAAAACGCTTTATATCGGCCTTAAGTTTTTCAAAAAAATTTCCTAAGCTTGTACTTGTGCTAAAGGGAGCTAATACCTTAATAGCCCATAACGGAAAAATATTTATCAATACTTTAGGATCTTCCTCTCTTTCAAAGGCGGGTTCAGGCGATGTGCTGACAGGTCTTATATGCTCCCTCTTGGCCCAAGGCTATAAACCTCTTGATGCTGCAATTACGGGGAGCCTCGCCCACAGCCTTGCTTCTCAAAATGCAGGAGCAAGCTATAGCTTAACGGCAAGCAAGCTCATTAAAAATTTGGAAAAATTAGAAGCGGCATGGCAGGTAAAATAA